In Oryza sativa Japonica Group chromosome 3, ASM3414082v1, one DNA window encodes the following:
- the LOC9269685 gene encoding protein SHORT-ROOT 2 yields MDTLFRLVSLHHHHHHQHAASPSPPDQPHKSYPSSRGSTSSPSSHHTHNHTYYHHSHSHYNNNSNTNYYYQGGGGGGGGYYYAEEQQPAAYLEECGNGHQFYMDEDFSSSSSSRQFHSGTGAPSSAPVPPPPSATTSSAGGHGLFEAADFSFPQVDISLDFGGSPAVPSSSGAGAGAGAAPSSSGRWAAQLLMECARAVAGRDSQRVQQLMWMLNELASPYGDVDQKLASYFLQGLFARLTTSGPRTLRTLATASDRNASFDSTRRTALKFQELSPWTPFGHVAANGAILESFLEAAAAGAAASSSSSSSSSTPPTRLHILDLSNTFCTQWPTLLEALATRSSDDTPHLSITTVVPTAAPSAAAQRVMREIGQRLEKFARLMGVPFSFRAVHHSGDLADLDLAALDLREGGATAALAVNCVNALRGVARGRDAFVASLRRLEPRVVTVVEEEADLAAPEADASSEADTDAAFVKVFGEGLRFFSAYMDSLEESFPKTSNERLSLERAVGRAIVDLVSCPASQSAERRETAASWARRMRSAGFSPAAFSEDVADDVRSLLRRYKEGWSMRDAGGATDDAAGAAAAGAFLAWKEQPVVWASAWKP; encoded by the coding sequence ATGGATACCCTCTTCAGGTTGGTTAGcctccaccaccatcaccaccaccagcacgcggcctcaccgtcgccgccggacCAGCCGCACAAGTCGTACCCCTCCTCGCGAGGGAGCACcagctccccctcctcccaccACACCCACAACCACACCTACTACCACCACTCCCACTCCCACTACAACAATAATAGCAACACCAACTACTATTACcagggtggtggaggcggcggcggagggtacTACTACGCGGAGgagcagcagccggcggcgtACCTAGAAGAATGCGGCAACGGCCACCAGTTTTACATGGATGAAGacttctcctcctcgtcttcctcccgccagTTCCACTCGGGAACGggcgcgccgtcgtcggcgccggtgcctcctcctccgtcggcgacgacgtcgtCCGCGGGCGGGCACGGGCTGTTTGAGGCGGCGGACTTCTCGTTCCCGCAGGTTGATATCAGCCTCGACTTCGGCGGCTCTCCGGCCGTTCCGTCGTCGTCCGGtgctggcgccggcgccggggcagcgccgtcgtcgtcggggaggTGGGCGGCGCAGCTGCTGATGgagtgcgcgcgcgcggtggcggGGCGCGACAGCCAGCGCGTGCAGCAGCTCATGTGGATGCTCAACGAGCTGGCCTCGCCGTACGGCGACGTCGACCAGAAGCTGGCCTCCTACTTCCTGCAGGGCCTCTTCGCGCGGCTCACCACCTCCGGCCCGCGCACGCTGCGGACGCTCGCCACCGCGTCGGACCGGAACGCGTCGTTCGACTCCACGCGCCGCACGGCGCTCAAGTTCCAGGAGCTCAGCCCGTGGACGCCGTTCGGGCACGTCGCCGCCAACGGCGCCATACTCGAGTCGTTcctggaggccgcggcggcgggcgccgccgcctcctcctcctcgtcgtcttcatcgtcgacgccgccgacgcggctGCACATCCTCGACCTGAGCAACACGTTCTGCACGCAGTGGCCGACCCTCCTGGAGGCGCTGGCCACCCGGTCCTCGGACGACACGCCGCACCTGTCCATCACCACCGTCGTgcccacggcggcgccgtcggcggccgCGCAGCGCGTGATGCGGGAGATCGGGCAGCGCCTCGAGAAGTTCGCGCGGCTGATGGGCGTCCCGTTCAGCTTCCGCGCCGTGCACCACTCGGGGGACCTGGCCGACCTCGACCTCGCCGCGCTGGACCTCCGCgagggcggcgccaccgccgcgctcgccgtcaaCTGCGTAAACGCGCTGCGCGGGGTCGCGCGGGGGCGCGACGCGTTCGTGGCGTCGCTCCGGCGCCTGGAGCCGCGCGTGGTCACcgtcgtggaggaggaggccgacctggcggcgccggaggcggACGCGTCGTCGGAGGCCGACACCGACGCCGCGTTCGTCAAGGTGTTCGGCGAGGGCCTCCGCTTCTTCTCGGCGTACATGGACTCGCTGGAGGAGAGCTTCCCCAAGACAAGCAACGAGAGGCTGTCACTGGAGAGGGCGGTCGGCCGTGCCATCGTCGACCTCGTGTCATGCCCGGCCTCCCAGTCCGCCGAGCGCCGGGAGACCGCCGCGTCGTGGGCGCGGCGCATGCGGTCGGCGGGGTTCTCGCCGGCGGCATTCAGCGAGGACGTCGCCGACGACGTGCGGTCGCTTCTCCGGCGGTACAAGGAGGGCTGGTCGATGCGGGACGCCGGCGGTGCCAcggacgacgccgccggcgccgctgctgccggaGCGTTCCTTGCGTGGAAGGAGCAGCCTGTCGTGTGGGCGAGCGCGTGGAAGccatga